In Flavobacteriales bacterium, one genomic interval encodes:
- a CDS encoding M1 family metallopeptidase codes for MRIPAIFFLTLVISSAFAQRFAPLQPPNSYRNADNPLYWKNRPPYPGYWQQDVHYLIKARLNDMDDVINGDLTLYYHNNSPDTLHYVYFHLYQEAYVKGSYLENKSIAEGEDKKYYSTLPYGGTRVHAITSNGDTLRSEQDNTVLKVWLKAPLSPSERITLRMDFATHWSTAIDRRMKLFNAWGQKHYDGVHWYPRIAVYDRKFGWDTQQHLGSEFYGDFGTFDVELDFPNQYIMDATGWLQNEREVLPAELKAKLALSNFKDKPWNERPSVVIVPDTSIRKVWKFHAENVHDFAFTADPTYRIGEATWNGVKCVALAQEPHASGWQNAAEYTAKIIECFSRDFGMYAYPKMIVADARDGMEYPMLTLDSGNEPNYRGLFVHEIGHNWFFGMLGSNETYRAFMDEGFTQFLTIWGLEQIDGDTMVETPAKNFYERGFTQPSLAREEPVYYSYQYDALRNEIPPINVHSDEFGHVEGLGRGYGHVYDKTAVMLYNLQYVLGDSLFLAAMQNYVQQWKICHPYPEDMRQSFIDFTHADLNWFFDQWIETDRRIDYSIRSVKRKNRSEGQEIRLLRKGDLHMPIDLRITANNGKKYDYYIPNTWFEKKTDATVLPRWIGYDELARDYTARVDIPTGIANVQIDTTGRLGDVYLLNNSMHVPVNIMFDHHIRNRPDRHAYQVFARPDLWWNGYDGIKAGVHLNSSYMKYKHQIHFSAWLNTGIGQYLSPDNPVFTDAFPGNKDVAFDPLSFVFSYENGTEKLLKGSSVSLKARHLDGLELYGGGAKWKAPKGGFDVEADLRYFVRKDSADLTYLLYPKEWTLNKWQGVLDLYANKKYQLLGGTGKLQLRLRQPMVGSTGFGENVRLTTWNEFDLGKAELKVRLIAQYGTGTGGIETAFYMAGGAPENLMENKYVRSAGLVPYDWVGAYGNNVNHFHYGGGLNLRGYAGYLAPELTPDSTVVYTYRGNTGVAANAELDLDKFLRIKPRWTKRWLHLDAYLFGDIGSMGYRDARNGKQQLEMAMPRADAGAGFALTIKKFGPLVDIKPFTIRFDMPLFLSALPANETEHFAFRYVVGIGRSF; via the coding sequence ATGCGTATTCCAGCGATCTTCTTTTTGACCCTTGTGATCAGCAGTGCATTCGCCCAGCGTTTCGCACCCTTACAGCCCCCGAACTCATATCGCAACGCGGACAATCCGTTGTACTGGAAGAACAGACCGCCTTACCCGGGATACTGGCAGCAGGATGTGCACTATTTGATCAAGGCTCGTTTGAATGATATGGACGATGTAATTAATGGAGATCTTACGCTCTATTACCATAACAACTCACCGGATACGCTCCACTACGTTTACTTTCATTTGTACCAGGAAGCCTATGTCAAGGGTTCATATTTGGAGAACAAGTCAATCGCTGAAGGGGAGGACAAGAAGTACTATTCAACGCTTCCATACGGCGGCACGCGTGTTCACGCCATCACATCAAATGGAGACACGCTCCGATCGGAACAGGACAACACAGTGTTGAAAGTCTGGCTGAAGGCCCCGCTGTCTCCTAGTGAACGGATAACGTTGCGTATGGATTTCGCGACCCATTGGTCAACAGCGATCGATAGACGAATGAAACTGTTCAATGCATGGGGCCAGAAACATTATGACGGCGTGCATTGGTATCCACGGATCGCGGTGTATGATCGGAAGTTCGGTTGGGATACACAGCAGCACCTAGGCAGCGAATTCTATGGTGATTTCGGAACATTCGATGTGGAACTCGACTTCCCGAACCAATATATTATGGATGCCACGGGTTGGCTTCAGAATGAACGGGAGGTGCTACCAGCGGAACTGAAAGCGAAACTGGCGCTCAGCAATTTCAAGGATAAACCATGGAATGAACGCCCTTCTGTCGTGATCGTTCCGGATACTTCGATCCGCAAAGTGTGGAAATTCCATGCCGAGAACGTACATGACTTTGCCTTTACTGCGGACCCGACCTACCGCATAGGTGAAGCAACCTGGAATGGCGTTAAATGCGTTGCACTTGCACAGGAACCCCACGCAAGTGGTTGGCAGAATGCGGCAGAGTACACAGCGAAGATCATTGAATGTTTCAGTCGTGACTTCGGCATGTATGCTTATCCAAAAATGATCGTGGCCGATGCGCGGGACGGAATGGAATATCCCATGCTCACACTGGATAGTGGGAATGAACCCAACTACCGCGGATTATTCGTGCATGAGATCGGGCACAATTGGTTCTTCGGCATGCTGGGTAGTAATGAAACATACAGGGCATTCATGGATGAAGGATTCACCCAATTCCTGACGATATGGGGACTCGAACAGATCGACGGTGATACCATGGTCGAAACACCTGCCAAGAACTTCTACGAACGTGGTTTTACTCAGCCAAGCCTTGCTCGCGAGGAACCGGTCTATTACAGCTACCAGTATGATGCTCTTAGAAATGAAATACCTCCAATTAATGTCCACAGTGATGAATTCGGACACGTTGAAGGACTAGGACGAGGCTATGGCCATGTGTATGACAAGACCGCTGTAATGCTCTACAATCTGCAATACGTGCTAGGCGACTCGCTCTTCTTAGCAGCGATGCAGAATTATGTACAGCAATGGAAGATCTGCCACCCTTACCCGGAGGATATGCGGCAAAGTTTTATCGACTTCACACACGCGGACCTCAATTGGTTCTTCGATCAATGGATAGAGACCGATAGACGCATCGACTACTCCATAAGAAGTGTGAAACGCAAGAACCGCAGTGAAGGACAGGAGATCCGTCTCTTGAGAAAAGGTGATCTGCATATGCCGATAGACCTTCGTATTACTGCGAACAATGGTAAAAAATATGACTATTACATACCCAATACCTGGTTCGAAAAAAAGACGGATGCCACCGTACTTCCGCGCTGGATCGGGTACGATGAACTTGCCAGGGACTACACGGCCCGCGTGGATATACCCACTGGAATTGCGAATGTTCAAATTGATACAACAGGCCGCTTGGGCGATGTCTATCTATTGAACAACAGCATGCATGTTCCAGTGAACATCATGTTCGATCATCATATCCGCAACAGACCAGATCGCCATGCCTACCAGGTATTCGCACGCCCGGACCTTTGGTGGAATGGTTACGACGGAATAAAAGCCGGTGTTCATTTGAACAGCAGCTATATGAAATACAAACACCAGATCCACTTCAGCGCATGGCTCAACACCGGAATTGGTCAATACTTATCACCGGACAACCCCGTTTTCACGGATGCATTTCCGGGTAACAAGGATGTGGCATTCGACCCCCTCTCGTTCGTTTTCAGTTACGAGAATGGCACAGAGAAACTGCTTAAAGGGTCCAGCGTCTCTTTAAAAGCGCGCCACCTTGATGGCTTGGAACTTTACGGCGGTGGCGCTAAATGGAAAGCACCCAAAGGGGGTTTTGATGTGGAGGCGGACCTACGCTATTTCGTACGTAAGGATAGTGCCGACCTGACCTACCTGTTGTACCCGAAGGAATGGACCTTGAACAAATGGCAAGGGGTACTGGATCTTTATGCCAACAAAAAGTATCAACTCTTGGGCGGAACGGGCAAATTGCAATTGCGCCTGCGACAACCCATGGTCGGTTCCACTGGATTTGGTGAGAACGTGCGACTAACGACTTGGAATGAATTCGACTTGGGTAAGGCCGAATTGAAAGTGCGTCTTATAGCGCAATACGGTACCGGTACCGGTGGCATTGAAACAGCATTCTACATGGCCGGTGGGGCGCCAGAGAACCTGATGGAGAATAAGTACGTGCGCAGCGCTGGTCTTGTGCCCTATGATTGGGTAGGCGCTTATGGTAACAACGTAAACCACTTTCACTACGGCGGCGGTCTGAACCTACGCGGCTATGCGGGATATTTAGCCCCTGAACTGACCCCGGACAGCACCGTAGTTTATACATACAGAGGCAACACAGGCGTAGCCGCGAATGCCGAACTTGACCTGGATAAATTCTTGCGCATAAAGCCGCGCTGGACCAAACGCTGGTTACACCTGGATGCTTACCTTTTCGGTGACATCGGCAGTATGGGATACCGCGACGCACGCAATGGCAAACAGCAATTGGAAATGGCCATGCCCCGCGCCGATGCCGGAGCTGGTTTTGCCCTGACCATTAAAAAATTCGGGCCTTTGGTGGATATCAAACCGTTCACCATCCGCTTTGATATGCCGTTGTTCCTAAGCGCGCTACCTGCTAATGAAACAGAACATTTCGCATTCCGGTACGTTGTTGGCATTGGCCGTAGTTTCTGA